The sequence TCCTGGCCCTTGACGGCCATCTTGGTCCACTTCCCGGCGAGCATGTCGACGGCCGCGTCGGTGTCCTCCTTCGACTCGCCCTCGCTCTGGGCGCGCAGGAACTTCTCGTCGTACTTCATGTAGACGGTGCCGCCCGACCTGATCAGATCGGCCTTGCCCTGGCCGCCGATGCTCATCGTGCCGGCGCACCGGCCCTTCTTGTCGAGCGCCATGTCGATCTCGATGACGCCCTTGCTCTCGTCGTCGGGGACCTGGCCCTTCAGGCGCAGGGACGAGGCGCTCGTGGTGGTCTTCATCGCGCGCTCGGCGATCTCACTGCCGCTCAGCCCGGCGAACGGGCCCTTCGGCTTGCTGTCGGCCGAGTCGTTCCCCGACTGGCAGCCGGTGGTGAGTCCCGCGGTGGCCGCGGCGGCGAGACAGAGAGCGGCAAGTGCGGTACGACGCATGACGGTTCCTTGCTGAGAGAGATGTGCTGGTGAGCGGGGAGCCGCGGGGGCTCCGGGGTGAGTGGTACGGGGTGAGCGGTGGCGGTGCGGGTGTGCGGGGGGTTGCGGATGGTGCGGGGTGGTGCGGTGCCGGCGCGGGGTGAGTGTCCCCGCGCCGGGGTGGGCAAACGGGTCAGGCCTTCTTCCAGTCGTCGCAGCCGGTCGTCTTGAAGTAGCCGTCCGAGGCGCTGATGGTGACGACGGCCGTGCCGGTCACGTTGTTGTTGGCGATGATCGAGTCCAGGCCCTGGCCGGCGTCCTTGGTGCGCTCCCAGTAGCAGGAGTCGTCGGCGTTCCCGGTCGACTTGTAGGTGCCCGGCGCGATGTCCGTACCCACCTCGAACATCCCCCCGTCGCCGTCCATGGAGACGGCGGGCGTGCCCTTCGCCTTCGGGTCGACGGCCTCCCAGTCGGAGCAGCCGTTGGACTTGAACAGCTTGTCGGTGGCCTTGACGGTTACGTAACTCGTGCCGCTGACGTTGTCGTTGGCGAGCGTGGAGTCCAGTTCGCCGGAGGCGTCCTTGGCGCGCTCCCAGTAGCACATGCCGTCGGTGTTGCCGGCCGTCCGGTACGTCCCCGGCTTGATGTCGGTGCCGACCTGGTACTCGCCGTCGCCTCCGAAGGCGGCCTTCTTCTCCTCGGCGGCCCCGGCGGCCTCGGCGGCACCCGAGTCCTTCGAACCGCCCGCGTCCGTGCCGCCGCCACCGGGCTTGCGCCCGGCCGAGGCCGAGGAGCCGGCCTTGGTGCCGCCGCCGGAACCACCGTCCTTGTCGCTGCCGGCGGTGGCGGACACGGCCCCGATGACGGCGAGTCCCACTACCGCGCCGGTCGCGAGCTTGGCCTTCATGCCCATGGCGAATCCCTCCCCGAATACGGCGGCCTCCCCCTCCGGTGACCGCTCGTTCGCTGGGTCAATAACAGCAGAGCGTGTGAACCGAGTCAACACGATTCACACCTTCGAGTGTGTACACGGCCGTGAACCAAGGGGTCTTGTGTACGCCGGTATGCTCGGCGCACACACGGGACGAGGGGAGCGAAGCCGGTGCAGAACAACGTGACAGAGGTGACCGCGGCCGGGATCGCCCGGCTCGCCGGGGTGGGGCGGGCCGCCGTCAGCAACTGGCGTCGCCGGCACGCCGACTTCCCCAAGCCGGTCGGCGGCAGCGAGACCAGCCCCTCCTTCGCCCTGGCCGAGGTCGAGGCCTGGCTGCGCAAGCAGGGCAAACTCGCTGAAGTGCCCCTGCGGGAACGGGTCTGGCAGCAACTCGCCGGCCATCCGGAGGGCCCGCTGACGGCCTTGGTGCACACGGGGTGCGCGTTGCTGCTCATCCACGAACGTCCCACGGTCTGGCTCGACGCGAGCGCCGGCTCCGACGCGAGGCTGGCCGCGATGCTGCCGGGGGCGCTGGAGAAGGTGCTGACGCCTCGGCTGGGGGTCGCGCGGGGGCGTGGGGGCGGCGGTCGGGGGGTGGTTGCAGGCGCAGGCGCAGGCGCGGGTGCGGGTGTGGGTGGCGGTGTGAACGCGGCCTTCGAGTCGTCCGGTGTGTATGGGACGCTCAAGTCTCGCCAGGTGAACGCGGATTCACCGGCACCTGGCGTGAACGCCGACGCCGGCACACCCGGTGTGAACGCGGGCGCCGCCGCGCCCGGTGTGAACACCGATGCCACCGCCACCGCTGTGAACTCCTCACCGACGGCGCCGACTGTGAACGCGCCGCCCAGTGTTCACCCCGCACCAGCCGTTCACATCGCACCAGCCGTTCAAGCCGAACCAGCCGTTCACCCGAAGTCGGCGATGCGCACCCCGCCGACCACCACCGCCACACCCACCCCGTCCCGCACCCCCGCCCTCTCCACCCCCACCGGCCCCCAGCTCCTCCCCTCCGTCCCCCTCCTCCGCGGCGCCGCCGAACTCGCTGCCGAGATCGGCGCCCGGCAGACGTTCGAGTTCCTGCTGGGCCGGCACCTGGACGCCAACCCCCGCCAGTACACGCTCACCCCGGCCGAGCTGGCGGGCCTCATGGCCGACTTGGCCGGCCCGGCCCGCACCGTCCTGGACCCGGCCAGCGGCACCGGCGCCCTGCTGCGCGCCGTCGACCCCCGCCCCGACCAGGAGCTGTACGCCCAGGACAGCGCGCCCGAACTCGCCGCGCTCAGCGCGCTGCGGCTGGCGCTGCACAGCCGGGCCGCCGTGCGCGCCGCCGTCGGTGACACCCTGCGCGCCGACGCCCACCCCGCGCTGCGCGCCGACGCGGTCCTGTGCCATCCGCCGTTCAACGAGCGCAACTGGGGCCACGACGAACTCGCCTACGACCCCCGCTGGGAGTACGGCTTCCCGGCGCGTACGGAGTCCGAGCTGGCCTGGGTGCAGCACGCGCTGGCCCGGCTGGCCGACGGCGGCACCGCCGTCCTGCTGATGCCTCCCGCCGCCGCCTCCCGCCGTTCCGGGCGCCGGATCCGCGCCGATCTGCTGCGCCGGGGCGCGCTGCGAGCCGTGGTCGCGCTGCCGGTCGGCGCGGCCCCGCCGTACAACATCCCGCTGCACCTGTGGGTGCTGCGCCGGCCCGACCGGACCCCGGCGGCCCCCGAGGTGCTGCTCGTGGACACGGGACGGTTCGCCGGAGAGGCGCGCGGCGGCCCCGACTGGGCGGCGGTACGGGACGCGGTGCTGGACGCCTGGCGTGCCTACGCGCGCGCGGGGCGGCTCGCGGAGCGGCCCGGGCTCGCCCGGTCCGTGCCGGTCATCGAACTCCTCGACGACGACGTGGACCTCGCCCCCGCCCGCCATCTGCCGCCGGCCGCGGTGGCCGACGGCGCCGGGCAGCTCACCGAGGTGCGCGAACGCCTGGGCGCGACCCTGCGCCTGACCGCCGACCTCACTCCGCCGCCCGCCGACCCGGCACCGCCCGCGCGCTGGCCGCTGACCACCGTCGGCGAGCTGGCGCGCGGCGGCGCGCTGGTGATGCGTACCGGCGGACACGGCGGCCACGCGCGCGTGCCGGTGCTCACCGACCACGACGTCCTCGCCGGCACGGCGCCCTCCGGCACGCTGTCCGAGAGCGAGGAGGAGGCCGTGCTGACCGAGCCGGGCGACGTCGTCGTACCGGTGCTCGGCGGGGGCGCGGTGGCGCGGGTGATCGACGAGGCGACGGCAGGCGCCGCCCTGGGGCGCAACCTGGTGCTGCTGCGCCCGGATCGCACGGCGCTCGACCCGTGGTTCCTGGCCGGATTCCTGCGCGGTACCGCCAACAACCGGCAGGCCAGCAGCTACGCCTCCACCGCGACCCGGCTGGACGTGCGCCGGCTGCACCTGCCCCGGCTCCCGCTGGAGGAACAGCGTCGCTACGGCGCGCGGTTCCGCGCGCTCGACGAGTTCGAGCGGGCGCTGCGGCACGCGAGCCGGCTCGGGGAACAGCTGGTGCGCGGGATGTACGACGGGCTCACCGACGGCACGGTGGCCCCGGGCTGATCCCGCGCCGGCCACCGGACAACGGTTCGGTACAACTCCGATCACTTGTCCGCGGCGGGCCATATGCTCGAAGCGACAACCGAGCGCCCGGCGCGGTCCGGGCCCCCGCGGACCGAGGCGGGCGGGCGGGTACACCCACTTCCAGGATCGGGAGCAGCCATGCAAGGCCACGGCTACGGACAGCCGGTGAAGCAGCCGCCGCACACCGCGTGGCTGGTTTTCCTGCGTGTGCTGTTCGTGGTGCTCGGGATCCTCAGCCTCGGCTTCCTGTCCTGGGCGATGCTGCTGCGGCTGGCGGCCGTCACGCGCCGGTCGCTGGACTGGGGGCTGTTCGTGGCGGTGCTGACCGCCGACGTCCTGGCCGTCGTCCTGCTGGCGGTGGAGCCCGGCGACGAGATCCACACCACGGGCGGCTACGTGGGCCTGTTCCTGGTGCTCGGCACGCTCGTGGGCACGATCGGGTACTACCTGGCCGCGGACATCCGCCACTTCCTGCGGCCGCAGGAGACGTACGCGGCGCCCGGGGCCCGGGCGTACGGCTACCCGGGCCCCGCGACGCCGTACGGCGCGACGACCGTACCGACCGCGCCGGCCGCCGCGGGCGTACCGGCCGCGCCGGCCATGCCGGCCATGCCGGCCGGCCCGGCCGCGCTCCGGGCGCCCGTCGCGCCGCACACCCCGCCCCCCGTGCCGCTCCCGCCCGTGCCCGGTCCGCCGCCGGCCGCCCCGGTGCCGCGGCGCCCGGCGCCCGCGCGGATCGACCAGGTGCGCGCGGAGCTGGACGAGCTGAGCGACTACCTGCGCCGGCGGGACGGCCACGAGGGCGGACGGTGAGCGGGGCGGCGGGACGCGTCGTCGCCGGCCGCTACGAACTGTCCACGCTCATCGGGCAGGGCGGCATGGGCCAGGTCTGGACGGCGTACGACCGGCGGCTGGACCGGCGCGTGGCGGTGAAGCTGCTGCGCCCGGACAAGGTGGCGGGCCAGGAGGCGGACGAGCTGCGCCGCCGCTTCCTGCGCGAGTGCCGGGTCACCGCGCAGGTGGACCACCCCGGCCTGGTGACGGTGCACGACGCGGGCAGCGAGGGCGACGAGCTGTTCCTGGTCATGCAGTACGTCGACGGTGCCGACCTGTCCGACCACCTCGCCGAGCACGACCCGTACCCCTGGCCGTGGGCGGTGGCGGTGGCCGCGCAACTGTGCGCCGTGCTGAGCGCCGTGCACGCCGTGCCGATCGTGCACCGCGACCTCAAGCCGCGCAACGTGATGGTGAAGCAGGACGGCACGATCACCGTGCTCGACCTGGGCGTGGCCTCGGTGATGGACACCGACACCACCCGCCTCACCCACACCGGCTCCCCGATCGGCTCGCCCGCCTACATGGCGCCGGAGCAGGCGATGGGCGGCGCGGTCGGCCCGTACACCGACCTGTACGCGCTCGGCGTGCTGCTGCACGAACTGCTCAGCGGAGAGGTGCCGTTCGCCGGCTCCACGGCGCTCGGTGTGCTGCACCGGCACCTGTACGAGCCCCCGCTGCCCGTGCGCCGGACCCGCCCCGAGGTCCCCGAGGCGCTGGAGTCCCTGGTGCTGCGCCTGCTGGCCAAGGACCCGCAGCACCGGCCGGCGTCCGCGCAGGAGGTCTACGAGGACCTGGCACTGCTGCTGCCCGCGCGCGGCACCCCCACCGGAGCGCCCCTGGACCCCACGCGCCCCTTCCTGCGACCGCACGCCCCCTGGCCGGACCGCGCCCGGACGCCCGCGCCGCGGCCCGCCCCCGTCGCGCCCGCGCCGCCGGCGGCCGGCCAGCCCGATGTCGCCGCCGCCGTGGACGAGGTCAAGCGGCTGCTCGGCGAGGGCCGCATCACCCAGGCGGTGGACATCCTGGGCGCGATCCTGCCGGCCGCCGCCGAAGAGCACGGCGAGCACTCCCCGGTCGTCCGCACCCTGCGCAAGCAGTACGTGGCCACCCTCCTGGACGACGGCCAGTACCGGCGCGCGCTGCCCGAACTGCGCCGCCTCGCCGACGAACGCGCCGCCGAGGCCGGCCAGGCGGACCCGCAGTCGCTGCGCTACCGCTACGAGGCCGCGCAGTGCCTGGAGCAGCTCGGCGAACCGGCGGCGGCGCTCGCCGAGTACCGCGCGCTGCTGCCGTACTACGAGAACCAGTACGTCTCCGGGGACCCGCAGCTCGCCCACGAGGTGCGCCGGCACATCGGTCATCTGCTGCTCGCGCTCGGCGACCGGCCGGCCGCCCACGACACGCTCGTACGGCTGGTGGTGGACGTCGAGCGGCTGCACGGACCCGGCCACCCGCTGGCCGTGGAGGTGCGGCGGACCCTCCAGTGGCTCGGACAGGTGCGCGGATAGATTGTCCGTCGGTTTCGTCAGGCACGCACGCGCGTGAGTCGCCGTGCGCGGAAAAGGGTGGGGTACATGGCCGGTCACCGGCAGTCCAAGAAGCGCAGATACATCGCCTGGGGAGTGGCCGGCACGGTGGTCGCCGCCGGGGCCGGCATCGCCGCGCAGACCTCGATGGCCGCCGGCTCCTGGCCCGCGCAGAAGACGTTCACCGGCCGTGCGTTCGACACCTGTACCGCGCCCTCGCTGTCCGCGATGAAGGCCTGGAACACCGGCTTCTACGGCGCCGCCGCCGTCTACGTGGGCGGCAAGAACCGCGGCTGCGCCCAGTCCAACCTCACCGCGTCCTGGGTGAAGTCGGTGAACTCCCTCGGCTGGAAGCTCATCCCGATCTACGTCGGCGCCCAGCCGCCCTGCCAGACCGGCTCCAGCCCCGAGAAGCTGAGCACCGCCACGGCGGCCTCCCTGGGCGCGAAGGACGCCGCCGACGCCGTGGCCAAGGCGTCCGCGCTCCGCATGAAGGCCGGCAGCCCCATCTACCTGGACATGGAGGCGTACGACGTCAAGAACAAGGCGTGCAACGACGCCGTGCTGACGTACGTGCGCTCCTTCATGAAGACGCTGCGCGCCAAGACCTACCGCGGCGGCTACTACGGCTTCACCAGTTCCAGCGCGAAGGCCGTCGCCACCGCCGCCGACAAGAAGGACCTGCCGGGCAACCTCTGGTACGCGCTGTACGACAAGAAGAACACGACGACCGCGGACTGGCCGTGGGGCGCCGCCCAGTACACCCCTCACAGCCGCGGCCACCAGTACATGGTCAACAGCAAGGAGACGCGCGGCGGCGTCACGCTGACCGTCGACCGGAACGCCTGGGACGCGCCGGTGGCCGTCATCGGCTGATCCGGCGGACCGCTCCGGGAGCGGCGCGGCGGTGCCCGAAGAGGGCGCGAATCGTTGGTCGAATGGGTTGGCCGCGGCCTGCCCACTGCCTACCATCGATCATCGCAAGACTTTGTGCACCGTCGCACAATCTCCCCCAGGAGGTTTCCTTGCACCGCCGCCGTCGCACCGCGCTCGTCCTCACCGCCGCGATCGCCGCCGCGGCCCCCCTGCTGACCGCCTGCGGAAGCGACGCGCATCCGGGCGCCGCGGCCGTCGTCGGCGGGCAGCGGATCACCGTCGCCCAGCTGGAGAACCGGGTCGACGAGGTCCGCCGGGCCCAGCGGGCCGCGGTGCCGGACGAGACGCAGTACCAGCAGGTCGTCTCCTCCACCAGCAGCCTCACCCGCGACACCCTGCACAACATGGTGCTCGACCGGGTCCTGCACCACGCCGCCCGGGGCAAGGGCATCTCGGTCACCCGCAAGGAGATCCAGCAGATGCGCACGGGCCTGGAGCAGCAGGCCGGCGGCGGCAAGGGCCTGGAGACCGCCTGGCTCCAGAAGTACGGCATCGCCCCGGCCCGCCTCGACGACAACCTGCGCCTGCAACTGGAGGCGCAGAAGCTCGCCGCCAAACTCGGCACCGACACCAGCCAGCCCGCGTTCTGGCAGACCCTGTCCAAGGCGTCCACGGACCTCCACGTCGACCTCAACCCGCGCTACGGCGCCTGGGACGTGCAGAAGAGCAGCCGGGTGGACGCCAGGACACCGTGGGTCCGGGAGGTCACGGCGGCGGGCGGGCAGCCGGTGACGGCGTAGGCGGGAGGATGGTGTAGGCAGGCCAGGCCAGGTCGGGGCAGGGCGGGTGGCGGGTTCGGTCATACGATCACACGAGCCATCCGGCCCTGTGGACAACTCGATCCACGCTTCCGCGCCGTGGGTTACGTTCGGATCGTGAACGAATCCAGCGCCGAAGCCCGCCACCACCTGGGCCGGGAAGCCGTCCCCGGCCGCGTCGTCCTGCTGACCACCAGCCACCGCGTCGCCCCCGGTCTGCTGTCCTGGCCCGCCTGGCAGGCCCTGCGCGCCGCCGACACCGTGCTGTGCGCGGACGGCGCGCATCCCCAGCTGCCGTATCTGCGCGAGGCCGGGATAGCGGTGACGGAGGCGTCTCCCACCGCGCGGGAGCTGGTCGACGCCTGCGCCGGCGGGCGGACGGTGGTGGTCGTGGCGACCGGCGAGGGCGAACCCGCGCTCACCGACGGCCTCGCCCGGCTCGCGGGCTCCGGCCGCGTCGCCATGCCCGAGCTGGAGCTGCTCCCCGCCTCCTACGACCTGCCCGGCGCCCGCCTGCTGGACCTGGTGCAGGTCATGGACCGCATCCGCGCCGAGTGCCCCTGGTCCTCCCGGCAGACCCACGAGGGCCTGGCCAAGTACGGCATCGAGGAGGCCTACGAACTGGTCGAGGCGATCGAGGCCGGCGACCGCGCGGAGCTGCGCGAGGAACTGGGCGACGTCCTCCTCCAGGTCGTCTTCCACTCCCGGATCGCCGAGGAGGACCCGGACGCGCCGTTCTCGGTCGACGACGTGGCGGGCGGCATCGTCGCCAAGCTCATCCACCGCCACCCGCACGTCTTCGGCGACGAGGTGGCCGAGACCCCGGAGGACGTCAAGGAGCACTGGCTGCGCACCAAGGCCGAGGAGAAGCGGCGCACCTCGATCACGGAGGGCGTCCCGCTCGGCCAGCCCGGCCTGGCCCTCGCCGCCAAGCTCGCCTCCCGGGTCCGTACGGCCGGCCTGGAGGTGCCCCTGCCCCGAGGAGAGGGCATCGGGTACGAGCTGCTGGCGCTCGCGGTCCGCGCCGAGGCGGACGGCGTCGATCCGGAGGCGGCGCTGCGAGCGGCGGCCCGGGTGTACCGGGACGCGATCAAGGACAGCGAGGCGGTGCGCGCGGCCGGCGGCGAAGAGGAGGAGGGCAAGGGGTAGGCGGATCGCCTTCCGGTGCCCGGATCGCGGCCTGCCCCGCCGTGGAACCGAAGCGGTGGCCGGACTTCCGGCGTGCCCGGCGCCGTCCGCGCGGACACGCGCCGGTGCGGCGGCCGTCGGCCTGGCCCGCTGCGGGCCGCGGGGCCCGTCGCCGGAGGACCTGCTCGTGAAGGCGGCCGAGAGCCACGGTCCGGAGGCGGGCGAGAGCCACGGTCCGGAGGCAGGCGGCGCGGAGGCGGGCGGCGCGGTGGCCGGGGCGGAGGCGCTGGTACGGGCGATCGGTGCGGTACGGCGTGCCGCCGATGCCGTGCCGCGCGGGCCCGCGGGCCTGGCCGGCGTCGGGCCCGCTGCTGGGCGCGGTCCGGCACGACGAGACGTACCGCCGGTGGACGGTGTCCTGGGGCAGCGGGCGCTGGAGGCCGCGCGGGCGGCGGAGGCGTAGGGCGCCGGCCTGGTGGCCGGGCCGGTGGGCGCCGCCTTCCGGCGGGCGGCCGGCGACGGGGACGGACAGGCGGCGCACCGGCCCGCGCTGCCGGCGGAGAGATGGGACCGGCGGAGGAGGCCGAGGGCCGGTTCCCGCCCGCAAGGCCCTCGGCGGGCGGCCCGGGGCTCCGGATACGGTCGAGGAGTGACCGAGCAGCACCGCCCCGACCAGCCGACCTCCGACCAGCCGGCTCCCGCCCTCTTCACGTGGGAGTTCGCCGCCGACCCCTATCCCGCCTACGCCTGGCTGCGCGAGCACGCCCCGGTGCACCGCACGCGGCTGCCGAGCGGGGTCGAGGCGTGGCTGGTCACCCGGTACGCCGACGCCCGGCAGGCGCTGGCCGACCAGCGGCTGAGCAAGAACCCGGCGCACCACGACGAGCCCGCGCACGCCAGGGGCAAGACCGGTATCCCCGGCGAGCGCAAGGCCGAGCTGATGACGCATCTGCTGAACATCGACCCGCCGGACCACACCCGGCTGCGGCGGCTGGTCAGCAAGGCGTTCACCCCGCGCCGGGTCGCCGAGTTCGCGCCCCGGGTGCAGGAACTGACCGACCAGCTCATCGACCGGTTCGCCAGGACCGGTTCCGCCGACCTCATCCACGAGTTCGCCTTCCCGCTGCCCATCTACGCCATCTGCGACCTGCTCGGCGTCCCGCGCGAGGACCAGGACGACTTCCGGGACTGGGCGGGCATGATGATCCGGCACGGCGGCGGACCGAGGGGCGGGGTCGCGCGGTCCGTCAAGAAGATGCGCGGCTACCTCGCCGAGCTGATCCACCGCAAGCGCGCGGCGCTGTCCGCCACGCCCGCGCCCGGCGAGGACCTGATCTCCGGCCTCATCCGCGCCTCCGACCACGGCGAGCACCTCACCGAGAACGAGGCCGCCGCCATGGCCTTCATCCTGCTGTTCGCCGGCTTCGAGACCACCGTCAACCTCATCGGCAACGGCACCTACGCCCTGCTCACCCACCCCGGGCAGCGCGCCCGGCTCCAGGGCTCCCTGGCCCGCGGCGAACGGGACCTGCTGGAGACCGGCGTCGAGGAACTGCTGCGCTACGACGGCCCGGTGGAGCTGGCCACCTGGCGCTTCGCCACCGAGTCGCTGGCCATCGGCGGCCAGGACATCGCGCCCGGCGACCCGGTGCTCGTCGTCCTCGCGGCCGCCGACCGGGACCCGGAGCGGTTCGCCGACCCGGACGTGCTGGACCTCGGCCGCCGCGACAACCAGCACCTCGGCTACGGCCACGGCATCCACTACTGCCTCGGCGCGCCGCTCGCGCGGCTGGAGGGCCAGACCGCGCTGGCCACCCTGTTCAGCCGCCTGCCCGACCTGCGGCTGGCCGCCGATCCGGCCGATCTGCGCTGGCGCGGCGGGCTCATCATGCGCGGTCTGCGCACCCTGCCGGTGGAGTTCACGCCGACCGCCTGAACACAGCCTCTCCGCGAGTGCATGACACTTTCTCAACGCTGTGATCTTCACGTGATCTGTGCGGCATGAACTTGTGACAAGTGATCGTCTGCCGATACGTTCACCCATCAGCGCGGCGAGCGGCTCCGACCGCCGCGCCGGCCCTGCTGTCGCTCGAAAGGCTTCTGCATGCTCTCCGGGAACGGCCGACACCGTCGCCCCCGCCAGGCTCCGGCCCTCCTCGTCGCGGCCGGCGTGACCGGCTCCGCCATCGCCATCCCGCTGCTCGGCGCCGCCGGCGCCAGCGCGGCCGACGGCACCACGTGGGACAAGGTGGCCGAGTGCGAGAGCGGCGG comes from Streptomyces sp. SCL15-4 and encodes:
- a CDS encoding N-6 DNA methylase, with protein sequence MQNNVTEVTAAGIARLAGVGRAAVSNWRRRHADFPKPVGGSETSPSFALAEVEAWLRKQGKLAEVPLRERVWQQLAGHPEGPLTALVHTGCALLLIHERPTVWLDASAGSDARLAAMLPGALEKVLTPRLGVARGRGGGGRGVVAGAGAGAGAGVGGGVNAAFESSGVYGTLKSRQVNADSPAPGVNADAGTPGVNAGAAAPGVNTDATATAVNSSPTAPTVNAPPSVHPAPAVHIAPAVQAEPAVHPKSAMRTPPTTTATPTPSRTPALSTPTGPQLLPSVPLLRGAAELAAEIGARQTFEFLLGRHLDANPRQYTLTPAELAGLMADLAGPARTVLDPASGTGALLRAVDPRPDQELYAQDSAPELAALSALRLALHSRAAVRAAVGDTLRADAHPALRADAVLCHPPFNERNWGHDELAYDPRWEYGFPARTESELAWVQHALARLADGGTAVLLMPPAAASRRSGRRIRADLLRRGALRAVVALPVGAAPPYNIPLHLWVLRRPDRTPAAPEVLLVDTGRFAGEARGGPDWAAVRDAVLDAWRAYARAGRLAERPGLARSVPVIELLDDDVDLAPARHLPPAAVADGAGQLTEVRERLGATLRLTADLTPPPADPAPPARWPLTTVGELARGGALVMRTGGHGGHARVPVLTDHDVLAGTAPSGTLSESEEEAVLTEPGDVVVPVLGGGAVARVIDEATAGAALGRNLVLLRPDRTALDPWFLAGFLRGTANNRQASSYASTATRLDVRRLHLPRLPLEEQRRYGARFRALDEFERALRHASRLGEQLVRGMYDGLTDGTVAPG
- a CDS encoding serine/threonine-protein kinase, whose amino-acid sequence is MSTLIGQGGMGQVWTAYDRRLDRRVAVKLLRPDKVAGQEADELRRRFLRECRVTAQVDHPGLVTVHDAGSEGDELFLVMQYVDGADLSDHLAEHDPYPWPWAVAVAAQLCAVLSAVHAVPIVHRDLKPRNVMVKQDGTITVLDLGVASVMDTDTTRLTHTGSPIGSPAYMAPEQAMGGAVGPYTDLYALGVLLHELLSGEVPFAGSTALGVLHRHLYEPPLPVRRTRPEVPEALESLVLRLLAKDPQHRPASAQEVYEDLALLLPARGTPTGAPLDPTRPFLRPHAPWPDRARTPAPRPAPVAPAPPAAGQPDVAAAVDEVKRLLGEGRITQAVDILGAILPAAAEEHGEHSPVVRTLRKQYVATLLDDGQYRRALPELRRLADERAAEAGQADPQSLRYRYEAAQCLEQLGEPAAALAEYRALLPYYENQYVSGDPQLAHEVRRHIGHLLLALGDRPAAHDTLVRLVVDVERLHGPGHPLAVEVRRTLQWLGQVRG
- a CDS encoding glycoside hydrolase domain-containing protein; its protein translation is MAGHRQSKKRRYIAWGVAGTVVAAGAGIAAQTSMAAGSWPAQKTFTGRAFDTCTAPSLSAMKAWNTGFYGAAAVYVGGKNRGCAQSNLTASWVKSVNSLGWKLIPIYVGAQPPCQTGSSPEKLSTATAASLGAKDAADAVAKASALRMKAGSPIYLDMEAYDVKNKACNDAVLTYVRSFMKTLRAKTYRGGYYGFTSSSAKAVATAADKKDLPGNLWYALYDKKNTTTADWPWGAAQYTPHSRGHQYMVNSKETRGGVTLTVDRNAWDAPVAVIG
- a CDS encoding SurA N-terminal domain-containing protein, with the translated sequence MHRRRRTALVLTAAIAAAAPLLTACGSDAHPGAAAVVGGQRITVAQLENRVDEVRRAQRAAVPDETQYQQVVSSTSSLTRDTLHNMVLDRVLHHAARGKGISVTRKEIQQMRTGLEQQAGGGKGLETAWLQKYGIAPARLDDNLRLQLEAQKLAAKLGTDTSQPAFWQTLSKASTDLHVDLNPRYGAWDVQKSSRVDARTPWVREVTAAGGQPVTA
- a CDS encoding nucleoside triphosphate pyrophosphohydrolase, producing the protein MNESSAEARHHLGREAVPGRVVLLTTSHRVAPGLLSWPAWQALRAADTVLCADGAHPQLPYLREAGIAVTEASPTARELVDACAGGRTVVVVATGEGEPALTDGLARLAGSGRVAMPELELLPASYDLPGARLLDLVQVMDRIRAECPWSSRQTHEGLAKYGIEEAYELVEAIEAGDRAELREELGDVLLQVVFHSRIAEEDPDAPFSVDDVAGGIVAKLIHRHPHVFGDEVAETPEDVKEHWLRTKAEEKRRTSITEGVPLGQPGLALAAKLASRVRTAGLEVPLPRGEGIGYELLALAVRAEADGVDPEAALRAAARVYRDAIKDSEAVRAAGGEEEEGKG
- a CDS encoding cytochrome P450 — its product is MTEQHRPDQPTSDQPAPALFTWEFAADPYPAYAWLREHAPVHRTRLPSGVEAWLVTRYADARQALADQRLSKNPAHHDEPAHARGKTGIPGERKAELMTHLLNIDPPDHTRLRRLVSKAFTPRRVAEFAPRVQELTDQLIDRFARTGSADLIHEFAFPLPIYAICDLLGVPREDQDDFRDWAGMMIRHGGGPRGGVARSVKKMRGYLAELIHRKRAALSATPAPGEDLISGLIRASDHGEHLTENEAAAMAFILLFAGFETTVNLIGNGTYALLTHPGQRARLQGSLARGERDLLETGVEELLRYDGPVELATWRFATESLAIGGQDIAPGDPVLVVLAAADRDPERFADPDVLDLGRRDNQHLGYGHGIHYCLGAPLARLEGQTALATLFSRLPDLRLAADPADLRWRGGLIMRGLRTLPVEFTPTA